The Terriglobus roseus sequence GCTTCACCTCGGGCTTTCGTTCGGACAGCAACATCTCGATCTCTGCGGAAGAGAGCGCCCCCAGGCGAACGGGTGCGCAGCGGCTGCGGATAGTTGGCAGCAGCTCGCCGGGATGCTCCGCCATCAGAATGATGTGCGCATACGACGGCGGCTCTTCGAGCACCTTCAGAAGGCTGTTTGCAGCCTCCTTCATGAAGGCCGCGGAAGGGAAGAGATAAACGCGGCGCTTGCTGTCGCCGGGAAGCGAGTAGATGCTGTGGATCAGCGATCGCACCTGGCCGAGCTTCACCAGCAACTGCGGTGGATCAGGCGGCAGTACCAATACGTCCGGATGTGTCTGGATCAGGACGCGTGTGTCCTTCTTGTCGGTCTCACGCATCTGCTCACGCGCGCTGACCGCGGCTTCCACCAGCGCTGGCAGGTCGAACGATTCTGCGATACGTGTGCAGTGCCGGCACTCACCGCAGAAGTCGGCGAGGTCGCCGTCCCGTGGCTGCCGCTCGCACAGCAACGCCATCGTGATCATCAGTGACAGCGTGTACTTACCTGACCCCGCAGGTCCGCTCAGCAGAATGGAGTGGGGAAGACGTCCGGATGCAACCGCACGCCGCAGATGCGTCACGGTCGATTCGTTACCGACAAAGTCCT is a genomic window containing:
- a CDS encoding ATP-binding protein, which produces MPFRFQDFVGNESTVTHLRRAVASGRLPHSILLSGPAGSGKYTLSLMITMALLCERQPRDGDLADFCGECRHCTRIAESFDLPALVEAAVSAREQMRETDKKDTRVLIQTHPDVLVLPPDPPQLLVKLGQVRSLIHSIYSLPGDSKRRVYLFPSAAFMKEAANSLLKVLEEPPSYAHIILMAEHPGELLPTIRSRCAPVRLGALSSAEIEMLLSERKPEVKPQQRALVARLAQGAAGKALGYDLEGYLKARTDAMVVLRSATLDSEHTDLFKTTETYRAGAEGQQKTQAMLSALAGLLEDLLLLRSGVPDRLRNIDLGRELETLADSVTFAWLENAVRGLDNVISGMRRNLLRSISLDAFAESMADGRR